DNA from Acidimicrobiia bacterium:
CCCCCTTCGGGGGGAGAGAGGGGTCCCGGACTCTCCTCCCCCGAAGGGGGAGGTGTCAGCGGCTGAAGGCCGCTGACGGAGGGGGAGGGCTGACGCGTCGCGGGGCCTGCGTAGTGGTCGCCCTCCCCCCTCCCCGCCTTCGGCGGTACTCCCCCCTTCGGGGGGAGGGAGGGGTCCCGGACTCTCCTCCCCTGAAGGGGGAGGTGGCAGCGGCTGAAGGCCGCTGACGGAGGGGGAAGGCTGACGCGTCGCGGGGCCCACGTAGTGATCGCCCTCCCCCCTCCCCACCTTCGGCGCTACTCCCCCCTTCGGGGGGAGAGAGGGGTCCCGGACTCTCCTCCCCCGAAGGGGGAGGTGGCAGCGGCTGAAGGCCGCTGACGGAGGGGGAGGGCTGACGCGTCGCGAGGCCTGCGAACCGGGTCTGGCTAATTGCTAATTGCTAATTGCTAATTGCTAATTGCTGCGCAGCTACTCAACCGTCCAGGTGCCGCCGGAGGCGATGAGCTTGGCCAGGTCGCCGGGGCCCCGTGACTCCTGGGCGTGGTGGATCTGCTGTTGCAGCTCAGTCTCGTAGACGGCGCGTTCGACGCTGCGGAAGATGCCGAACGGTGTGGGGCCGGTGGGGCCGTGGCTGAGCCTGCTGATGGCGAATGCCGCCGCCGGGCTGTCGGCCTGGGCGTCGTGGACGTGGATGGCGTCGATGCCGACCTCGGAGACGTCGACCAGGCGGGCCGTGCCGCCTTCGATCACCACGCCCCACTCGTCGTCGGGTCCGAACACCACCGGCTTGCCGTGTTCGAGGTTGATGCGGTTGATGTCGCGCTCTTCCTTCGAGGTGAGGCGGATGAACGCCTTGTCGTTGAACACGTTGCAGTTCTGGAGGATCTCCACGAAGGCGGCCCCCTTGTGCTCGTAGGCCGCCTTGAGGACCTGCTGGGTGTGGTCACGGTCCATGTCGACGGTGCGGGCGACGAAGGTGGCCTCCGAGCCGAGGGCGACACTGATCGGGTTGAACGGATAGTCGACCGATCCCCACGGGCTCGACTTGGTGCGCTTGCCGACTTCTGAGGTCGGCGAGTACTGGCCCTTGGTCAGCCCGTAGATCTGGTTGTTGAACAGGAGCAACTTCAGATTGATGTTGCGACGCAGGGCGTGGATGAGGTGGTTGCCACCGATGGAGAGCATGTCGCCGTCGCCGCCGACGACCCATACCGACAGGTCGGGGCGGGAGACGGCCAGACCGCTGGCGATGGCAGGGGCACGGCCATGGATGCCATGCAGCCCGTAGGTGTTCATGTAATACGGGAATCGAGCGGCGCAGCCGATCCCGGACACGAAGACAACA
Protein-coding regions in this window:
- a CDS encoding 2-oxoacid:ferredoxin oxidoreductase subunit beta, whose product is MTDTAYSRQDFQTDQEVRWCPGCGDYTILASMQSFMAGLGVDPKDVVFVSGIGCAARFPYYMNTYGLHGIHGRAPAIASGLAVSRPDLSVWVVGGDGDMLSIGGNHLIHALRRNINLKLLLFNNQIYGLTKGQYSPTSEVGKRTKSSPWGSVDYPFNPISVALGSEATFVARTVDMDRDHTQQVLKAAYEHKGAAFVEILQNCNVFNDKAFIRLTSKEERDINRINLEHGKPVVFGPDDEWGVVIEGGTARLVDVSEVGIDAIHVHDAQADSPAAAFAISRLSHGPTGPTPFGIFRSVERAVYETELQQQIHHAQESRGPGDLAKLIASGGTWTVE